From Arthrobacter sp. FW306-2-2C-D06B, a single genomic window includes:
- a CDS encoding flagellin N-terminal helical domain-containing protein: MGMAINTNLMANNAYGNLNRTQNDVSKSMEKLSSGLRINRAADDAAGLAISEGLKSQVSGSAVAARNAQDGISVIQTTEGALTEVHSILQRMRDLAVQGSNDTNNTASRAAIKGEGDSLGKELDRLTQSTQFNGIDLLKGAAGNSGASLNIQVGTGGSANDKIAVNLGDVATAVGTGATGLSGAAGAGGFKVDTSANAQLTIAAVDTAIAAVSAQRADLGATQNRLEHATKTLQVSGENLQAAESRITDTDMASEMVKYTKANIMSQAGTAMLAQANQSGQGVLSLLR; encoded by the coding sequence ATGGGCATGGCAATCAACACAAACCTGATGGCGAACAACGCTTACGGCAACCTCAACCGCACGCAGAACGACGTGTCCAAGTCGATGGAGAAGCTCTCCAGCGGCCTGCGCATCAACCGTGCAGCTGACGACGCAGCAGGCCTGGCAATTTCGGAAGGCCTGAAATCCCAGGTCAGCGGTTCGGCAGTGGCCGCCCGTAACGCCCAGGACGGCATCTCGGTCATCCAGACCACTGAAGGCGCACTGACGGAAGTCCACTCGATCCTCCAGCGCATGCGCGACCTCGCTGTCCAGGGCTCGAACGACACCAACAACACCGCTTCCCGTGCAGCGATCAAGGGCGAAGGTGACTCGCTCGGCAAGGAACTGGACCGTCTCACGCAGTCCACCCAGTTCAACGGCATCGATCTGCTCAAGGGTGCTGCCGGAAACAGCGGCGCGTCCCTGAACATCCAGGTCGGCACCGGCGGCAGCGCCAACGACAAGATCGCCGTCAACCTCGGCGACGTCGCAACCGCCGTCGGAACCGGCGCCACGGGCCTCTCCGGCGCCGCAGGTGCTGGAGGCTTCAAGGTGGACACGAGCGCCAACGCCCAGCTCACCATCGCTGCCGTTGACACCGCCATCGCGGCAGTTTCGGCTCAGCGCGCGGACCTGGGTGCAACCCAGAACCGTTTGGAGCACGCCACGAAGACCCTTCAGGTCTCCGGCGAAAACCTGCAGGCGGCCGAGTCCCGCATCACGGACACGGACATGGCTTCGGAAATGGTCAAGTACACCAAGGCCAACATCATGTCCCAGGCCGGCACGGCAATGCTGGCCCAGGCCAACCAGTCCGGCCAGGGCGTCCTCTCGCTCCTGCGCTAA
- the fliD gene encoding flagellar filament capping protein FliD: MASSIDGLASGLNTTSIINSLMAVEAQPQTQLKTKLASDQTMISTLQSLNSKLSSLKDLASGDSAVNALNLFSATTSSPALSATATTSATAGSIDVTVTQLAQSQVDVTAAMSSWPTDGSGAPARLTLVDSTGKQTEITPASTSLDDVVTAVNAASGPARAVKVPAGNGAYRLQLTATTSGAAGAFSVYQGAAAQVSAGTATDLMADPSAAVIKAARDAKATLYAGTPAAQTITSGTNTFTDLLPGVSVTASAVTAAPVTVNIASDSAGITKKAGDLVNAVNDVLGFVSIYSAVTQTTDAHGASAASGGIFSGNSGVRSVNDQVFSAMSMPVNGKSPSEYGINVTRDGNFTFDAAKLQSSLASDPAGTQAALQTIASRVSDAATSATDPSTGSVTALIKGQQSEVADLGSQIADWDLRLATRRQTLQTTYNAMEVALGQLNAQQSWLTGQIAGLSSSTK, translated from the coding sequence GTGGCAAGCTCGATCGACGGCCTCGCCAGCGGCTTGAACACCACCTCCATCATTAATTCGCTCATGGCGGTGGAGGCACAACCGCAGACACAACTGAAGACGAAGCTAGCGTCAGACCAGACGATGATTTCGACCCTTCAGTCGCTCAACTCGAAGTTGTCATCACTGAAGGACCTCGCGAGCGGCGACTCGGCCGTGAACGCCTTGAACTTGTTTAGCGCCACCACGAGTTCGCCGGCGCTCAGTGCGACGGCGACCACCTCCGCGACCGCGGGCTCCATCGACGTCACAGTCACCCAGTTGGCCCAGAGCCAAGTGGACGTCACCGCAGCCATGAGCAGCTGGCCCACGGACGGCTCGGGTGCCCCCGCGCGCCTGACGCTCGTCGACTCCACGGGAAAACAGACCGAGATCACGCCCGCATCCACCTCTCTTGACGACGTCGTAACGGCAGTCAACGCCGCGTCCGGCCCGGCCCGTGCCGTGAAGGTTCCGGCAGGCAACGGAGCCTATCGCCTTCAGCTGACCGCAACCACTTCAGGCGCGGCTGGAGCCTTCAGCGTCTACCAGGGCGCGGCAGCGCAGGTGAGCGCGGGCACCGCGACCGACCTGATGGCTGACCCTTCCGCCGCCGTCATCAAGGCCGCCCGGGATGCCAAAGCAACCCTGTACGCAGGCACTCCGGCGGCACAGACAATCACGTCCGGAACCAACACGTTCACCGACTTGCTTCCCGGTGTGTCAGTGACGGCCTCCGCTGTTACCGCAGCACCAGTGACCGTGAACATTGCGAGCGACTCCGCAGGGATCACCAAAAAGGCAGGGGACTTGGTGAACGCGGTCAATGACGTCCTCGGCTTCGTGTCCATCTACAGCGCGGTGACCCAGACGACCGACGCTCATGGCGCTTCAGCGGCCAGCGGCGGGATCTTCAGCGGCAACAGCGGTGTCCGCTCGGTCAACGACCAGGTCTTCTCCGCCATGTCGATGCCGGTCAACGGGAAGTCCCCCTCCGAATACGGAATCAACGTCACGAGGGATGGAAACTTCACTTTTGACGCGGCCAAGCTCCAATCGTCCTTGGCTTCGGATCCCGCCGGGACGCAGGCAGCTCTCCAGACCATTGCGTCCCGGGTGTCCGACGCTGCCACCAGCGCTACCGATCCGTCCACTGGTTCCGTCACCGCCCTGATCAAGGGCCAACAATCCGAAGTGGCCGACCTCGGCAGCCAGATCGCCGACTGGGACCTGCGCTTGGCCACCAGGCGGCAGACCCTGCAAACCACGTACAACGCCATGGAAGTCGCCCTTGGCCAACTCAACGCCCAGCAATCATGGCTCACGGGCCAGATTGCCGGCCTTTCGAGCTCGACGAAATAG
- the fliS gene encoding flagellar export chaperone FliS, whose amino-acid sequence MTSTALRASQLSRYNDDAVLSAPPARLLTMLYDRLLLDLNRAQFAQENANWSVASENLLHAQSIVTELSSTLKTDVWDGASGLLSIYQYAMEAMVGANIYRDVNRTKECIVLLEPLRQGWHDAASQLPVQATVSGTARTNGTLGVG is encoded by the coding sequence ATGACCTCCACAGCCCTCCGCGCCAGCCAGCTTTCCCGGTACAACGATGACGCCGTACTCTCGGCGCCGCCGGCCAGGCTTCTCACGATGCTTTATGACCGCTTGCTCCTGGACCTGAACCGTGCCCAGTTCGCCCAGGAAAATGCCAACTGGAGTGTCGCAAGCGAAAACCTGCTGCATGCCCAGTCGATCGTCACGGAGCTGTCCTCCACCCTGAAGACCGATGTGTGGGATGGGGCATCCGGGCTGCTGAGCATCTACCAGTACGCGATGGAAGCCATGGTCGGCGCCAACATCTACCGCGACGTCAACCGGACCAAGGAATGCATTGTGCTCCTGGAGCCGCTCCGGCAAGGCTGGCACGACGCCGCTTCGCAGCTGCCGGTCCAGGCCACGGTATCCGGGACGGCACGGACGAACGGCACACTCGGTGTCGGCTGA
- a CDS encoding flagellar basal body rod protein FlgB, with the protein MFESVTSVALGSALDGLSLRQRTIANNIANINTPNYHAKRVQFEDALAASVSAGDGHTAATVTTSQEPTQLNGNNVNLDTETLSNVDTVLRYQFASRAIGEQFTALRTAMRTS; encoded by the coding sequence GTGTTCGAGTCAGTGACTTCTGTTGCCCTTGGTAGCGCCCTGGACGGGCTCTCATTGCGCCAGCGCACCATCGCCAACAACATCGCCAACATCAACACGCCGAACTACCACGCCAAAAGGGTCCAATTCGAAGACGCACTCGCGGCCTCGGTGAGCGCCGGAGACGGGCACACCGCGGCTACCGTCACTACCTCCCAGGAACCCACCCAGCTCAACGGCAACAACGTGAACCTGGATACCGAAACCCTCTCGAACGTGGACACCGTCTTGCGCTACCAGTTCGCCTCCCGGGCCATCGGCGAGCAATTCACCGCACTCCGCACGGCCATGAGGACCAGCTGA
- a CDS encoding flagellar basal body rod protein FlgC, producing the protein MTFDAIGIAGSALTVHRKWLDAVSDNLANMNTATRTSGKAFQARYIEAAEGSNGNGVYVKSTPQGSATGRLVYQPDHPLADAQGYVRYPDIDLAEQMGALIVAQRGYQANAQVVDRARETYQAALEIGKS; encoded by the coding sequence ATGACTTTCGACGCGATCGGGATCGCCGGCTCCGCCCTGACTGTCCACCGAAAGTGGCTCGACGCCGTTTCCGACAACCTGGCCAACATGAATACCGCCACGCGCACCAGCGGCAAGGCGTTCCAAGCCCGCTACATTGAGGCCGCCGAGGGCAGCAACGGAAACGGCGTGTACGTGAAAAGCACTCCCCAAGGCAGCGCGACCGGCAGGCTCGTGTACCAGCCGGACCATCCGCTTGCCGATGCCCAAGGCTATGTCCGTTACCCGGACATCGACCTCGCCGAACAGATGGGTGCCCTGATCGTGGCGCAACGCGGCTACCAGGCCAACGCCCAAGTGGTGGACCGCGCCCGTGAGACTTACCAGGCAGCGCTTGAGATAGGAAAATCCTGA
- the fliE gene encoding flagellar hook-basal body complex protein FliE, which produces MALDPIGAIQGGGALSVQGVTGTGYLGGNVTGAAGTSDSNGFATALTGAVDNLQSLQSTSNQLAVSAVTGNLDDIHKATIAATRAQITIELVSTVRNKGVDAFNEIMRMQA; this is translated from the coding sequence ATGGCTTTGGACCCGATCGGCGCAATTCAAGGCGGCGGGGCGCTTTCCGTGCAAGGCGTCACCGGTACCGGCTACCTGGGCGGCAATGTAACCGGAGCCGCGGGAACCTCGGACAGCAACGGCTTCGCGACGGCGCTGACCGGTGCCGTGGACAACCTCCAGTCCCTGCAGTCGACGTCGAACCAGCTGGCAGTGTCTGCGGTGACGGGCAACCTTGACGACATCCACAAGGCGACGATCGCTGCGACGCGCGCCCAGATCACCATCGAGCTTGTCTCCACGGTGCGGAACAAGGGCGTTGACGCGTTCAACGAGATCATGAGGATGCAGGCCTGA
- the fliF gene encoding flagellar basal-body MS-ring/collar protein FliF, whose translation MPPQIAAFFRKMGDGFKGFTAGQRTIAIIGIAVLVLGGVALSAWLGKPSYSPLFSGLKDTDANGIVEQLRKDNVPYELSNGGSTILVPDDKVNDERLKAAAAGLPAAAATGYSLLDKLGVTSSEFQQSVTYKRALEGELATTIQAMDGVKTAAVQLAIPAKTVFVDKAPDATASVFVETQPGVTLSADKVQAIVHLTSAAIENLKPTNVTVVDSQGNVLSTVGGGATGSSSKQAADYQQRTSDSVKAVLDRVVGPGNATVAVAADVTAESAQQRSETFSTAKDAAPLSETTKTEKYTGTGGGASGVLGPDNIAVPGGTNGNGTFDSSDTTKNNAVNKVTEDRTIPQGAVKRQTISVAINQSAAAGLNVNSVKALVTSAAGVDPTRGDVVTVEVLPFSTSAADAAAQALGAAKAQADAKQQSDLMNTLILSGSILLAVVALIVLVLILLRRRQRREPVDLGERLDYEMLPQGVSTAALEGPPATSAIELPPVPPVPALPMPGLPIPGAEALDGERRRAQIEAMVAENPARTADYLRGLMDERQSV comes from the coding sequence ATGCCTCCACAGATTGCCGCCTTCTTCCGCAAGATGGGCGATGGATTCAAGGGGTTCACCGCCGGGCAGCGCACCATCGCCATCATCGGCATCGCCGTTCTGGTCCTCGGCGGAGTGGCCCTGTCAGCATGGTTGGGCAAGCCGTCCTACTCGCCGCTGTTCTCCGGATTGAAGGACACGGATGCCAACGGGATCGTGGAGCAGCTGCGCAAGGACAATGTCCCGTACGAGCTCAGCAACGGCGGTTCCACCATCCTGGTTCCCGATGACAAGGTCAACGACGAACGGCTCAAAGCCGCCGCGGCGGGCCTCCCTGCGGCCGCGGCAACGGGATATTCACTGCTCGACAAGCTCGGGGTGACCTCATCCGAGTTCCAGCAGTCCGTGACTTACAAGCGTGCGCTCGAGGGCGAACTCGCCACCACCATCCAGGCCATGGACGGCGTGAAGACAGCCGCTGTGCAGTTGGCCATTCCGGCCAAGACAGTCTTCGTGGACAAGGCTCCAGACGCAACGGCATCCGTGTTCGTGGAAACGCAGCCGGGTGTCACCCTGTCTGCCGATAAGGTCCAGGCGATCGTGCACTTGACGTCCGCCGCGATCGAAAACCTGAAGCCGACAAACGTGACCGTGGTGGATTCCCAGGGCAACGTCCTCTCCACGGTGGGAGGGGGAGCCACGGGATCCTCGTCCAAGCAAGCCGCCGATTACCAACAGCGGACGTCCGATTCGGTGAAGGCCGTGCTGGACAGGGTGGTGGGACCGGGAAACGCCACCGTAGCCGTCGCGGCCGACGTGACCGCCGAGTCCGCGCAGCAGCGCAGCGAGACGTTCTCCACCGCCAAGGATGCCGCTCCGCTCAGCGAGACCACAAAGACCGAGAAGTACACGGGGACCGGCGGCGGCGCCTCCGGTGTCCTTGGACCGGACAACATTGCCGTGCCGGGCGGCACCAACGGCAACGGAACCTTCGACTCCAGCGACACCACCAAGAACAACGCCGTCAACAAGGTCACGGAAGACCGCACCATTCCGCAAGGCGCCGTGAAACGCCAGACCATCTCAGTGGCGATCAACCAGTCGGCTGCGGCCGGACTCAACGTCAACTCGGTCAAGGCTCTCGTTACTTCCGCGGCGGGCGTCGATCCCACCCGCGGCGACGTGGTGACGGTTGAAGTGCTGCCCTTCAGTACCTCGGCCGCAGACGCGGCGGCTCAGGCATTGGGCGCGGCCAAAGCGCAAGCCGATGCCAAGCAACAGTCGGATTTGATGAACACGCTCATCCTGTCGGGCAGCATCCTGCTGGCAGTTGTCGCGCTGATTGTGCTTGTGCTGATCCTCCTCCGGCGCAGGCAGCGACGCGAACCGGTTGACCTTGGCGAACGCCTTGACTACGAGATGCTGCCGCAAGGCGTCTCCACGGCTGCGCTCGAAGGACCGCCTGCCACATCGGCGATCGAACTGCCGCCCGTGCCTCCCGTTCCGGCCCTGCCCATGCCCGGCTTGCCGATACCAGGAGCCGAGGCTCTCGACGGCGAGCGGCGGCGGGCCCAGATTGAAGCCATGGTTGCCGAGAACCCGGCCCGGACCGCTGACTACCTTCGTGGACTCATGGACGAAAGGCAGTCCGTATGA
- the fliG gene encoding flagellar motor switch protein FliG, with translation MRAGELDVSGLSGAQKVAVVLMQMSPASAASVMTQFSESEAEDIAAEIVRLRRVSSTVADHVMTEFHDLAVSGRRTARGGQEFAVGLLEASFGADKAAGFMDRLASTMAGKSFEFLEMMDSGQLLALIDGEMPQTIALILAHLRPGKASAVMAGLGDVQRSEVARCIATMGMASPEAVGIVAETLKVRAGAVMSQRKSSEIVGGIQPLVDIINRSDVNTERSVLEGLETLDPELATEVRARMLTFVDIVKLERRDIQQILRGVNAEVLAVAMKGAPAVVLEAVRTNVSGRNLEILEAEMASAGPVRASQVEEARAEIVRSIRELEAEGAIVVRRGEEDDYVY, from the coding sequence ATGAGGGCCGGGGAGTTGGACGTAAGCGGCTTGAGCGGTGCCCAGAAGGTGGCCGTAGTGCTGATGCAGATGAGCCCGGCCAGTGCAGCCTCCGTCATGACCCAGTTCTCCGAATCCGAGGCCGAAGACATCGCGGCTGAGATTGTCCGCTTGCGCCGCGTCTCCTCAACCGTGGCGGACCACGTCATGACCGAGTTCCACGACCTTGCGGTCAGCGGCCGCCGCACGGCCCGCGGCGGCCAGGAATTCGCCGTCGGGCTCCTGGAAGCGTCCTTCGGTGCGGACAAAGCGGCCGGTTTCATGGACCGTCTCGCCTCGACCATGGCCGGGAAGTCGTTCGAATTCCTGGAAATGATGGATTCCGGACAACTGCTGGCCCTCATCGACGGCGAGATGCCGCAGACCATTGCCCTGATCCTGGCGCATTTGCGGCCGGGCAAGGCTTCCGCGGTCATGGCCGGACTGGGCGACGTGCAGCGCAGTGAGGTGGCCCGTTGCATCGCCACGATGGGGATGGCTTCGCCGGAGGCCGTGGGCATCGTGGCCGAGACCCTCAAGGTTCGCGCCGGGGCCGTCATGTCGCAAAGGAAGTCGAGCGAAATTGTCGGCGGGATCCAGCCGCTCGTCGACATCATCAACCGCTCCGACGTCAACACCGAACGCTCCGTGCTGGAAGGCCTGGAGACCCTCGACCCGGAGCTTGCCACGGAAGTGCGCGCCCGGATGCTGACCTTCGTGGATATCGTGAAATTGGAACGCCGCGACATCCAACAGATCCTGCGTGGCGTCAATGCCGAAGTGCTCGCTGTCGCCATGAAGGGTGCCCCTGCCGTGGTGCTCGAGGCCGTACGCACCAACGTGTCCGGCCGCAACCTCGAAATCCTGGAAGCCGAAATGGCTTCCGCCGGGCCGGTGCGCGCCTCCCAGGTCGAAGAAGCCCGGGCAGAGATCGTCCGTTCCATCCGTGAGTTGGAAGCGGAAGGCGCCATCGTGGTCCGGCGCGGCGAAGAAGACGATTATGTCTATTGA
- a CDS encoding FliH/SctL family protein, translated as MSIEAELQRVVFPDIQPAARSRKEDRGFTQGHASGYAAGVQAAAAEQRRLSEQFHAEHRAMLDAGRLAVAHAVGVLEAATAAFQQRRGAVLEEAQDVLAASAMELAEAILGYEINDGGNTARAALARALATVSDVQTVTTVRLHPADLAALAAVDVGKVAGVELKADPALNPGDAIAEYPQGWLDARLSTAVARAKAALLGNDA; from the coding sequence ATGTCTATTGAGGCTGAGCTCCAGAGGGTGGTCTTCCCGGACATCCAGCCTGCCGCGCGATCGCGCAAGGAGGACCGGGGGTTCACCCAGGGGCACGCGTCAGGTTACGCCGCCGGGGTCCAGGCTGCAGCTGCGGAACAGCGCCGTCTGAGCGAGCAGTTTCACGCCGAACACCGCGCAATGCTCGACGCCGGACGCCTGGCTGTGGCGCATGCCGTCGGCGTGCTCGAAGCGGCCACTGCCGCGTTCCAGCAGCGCCGTGGCGCGGTGTTGGAGGAGGCTCAGGACGTGTTGGCAGCCAGCGCGATGGAGCTTGCCGAAGCCATCCTGGGCTACGAAATCAACGACGGCGGGAACACGGCCCGCGCCGCGTTGGCCCGAGCCCTCGCAACGGTCTCCGACGTGCAAACGGTAACCACTGTGCGCCTCCACCCTGCGGACCTTGCCGCGCTGGCCGCCGTCGACGTCGGGAAGGTGGCCGGCGTCGAACTCAAGGCCGATCCCGCACTGAATCCCGGCGATGCGATCGCGGAGTATCCGCAGGGTTGGCTCGACGCCCGGCTCAGCACCGCTGTGGCCAGGGCCAAGGCAGCCCTGCTGGGGAACGACGCATGA